In a genomic window of Candidatus Competibacteraceae bacterium:
- a CDS encoding EAL domain-containing protein → MGASLMVVASACLTGLLFWWVCERPHLFLQNSIAYWLALTASSLSGGVLTWYLRALSARLTRAEARARANEFKVHRLLAELPNLAVHGYNEKRQIVFWNEGSERLYGYKREEALGRRLEDLLFPSSMRSGVIRTVRRWFEEGRPIPCSELDLLRKDGSLVSVCSSRVVLPSSQGSSELYSLDVDLSDQRQAQVALAQHETLLEVAALIAARLLKATDPLMAMATCFAHLGEAGGVDRVYLFENRFCPQTGQLLMSQRHVWRADKAPVSTKTALQNLSYERGGFERWRRTLAANTPILGLVREFPETERAVLEVQGIVASLVVPVNVHGEFWGFIGFDDCRHERVWTQAERNILQHIAANFGEAIVRCRAELALQESEERFRRLADNMRDLVCQIDVNGTILYLSPSYRTMLGFDTDALLGRSVFANVHPEDRQMAIGVCQLSLSKKSMGEAQFRHRRADGEYLWLEAVGNPLFDARGRVCGAVISSRDITERKRVEAELRLAARVFENSREAIMITDAENRILSVNRAFIDITGYAAEEVIGQTPQLLASGRHDRDFFQALWHAVVTEGHWQGEVWNRRKNGEVYPEWLGITAVYDSRGQLTHYVGIFSDLSERKATADKIEFLAHHDPLTALPNRVLFYDRLEQALTQAERQRTAVALLILDLDRFKLVNDSLGHELGDQLLQMVAMRLHQHVRETDTVSRQGSDEFLILLPETGVEGTDRVVDNLLRCFQNEPFKVADHVLNITASIGVTLYPTHGRNSDSLLKQAGIALDYAKNGGGNTYRFFTASMNVNTLERLHLETSLRLALERGEFVLYYQPQFSMASGLIGGAEALLRWQHPEWGLVAPGRFIPVAEDSGLIVPIGEWVLREACRQARGWQEAGLRPITVAVNLSALQFKRSDLLATVTQALAESGLEPGYLELELTESILIQDVDSALKVVQQMRSMGLKLSIDDFGTGYSSLSYLQKLAVHKLKIDQSFIRGLAGNDTDSAAIIRAIIQMAHSLKLLTVAEGVESGQQLSFLRHHRCDEIQGYYLGRPMPAVEFATWLAEPAHLALA, encoded by the coding sequence ATGGGCGCGTCGCTAATGGTGGTGGCGAGTGCCTGCCTGACAGGATTGTTGTTCTGGTGGGTGTGCGAACGGCCGCACCTGTTTTTGCAGAATTCCATAGCCTATTGGCTGGCTTTGACGGCGAGTTCTCTGTCGGGTGGAGTCCTGACGTGGTATTTGCGAGCCTTGTCGGCGCGGCTGACCCGCGCGGAAGCGCGGGCGCGGGCGAACGAGTTCAAGGTTCATCGGTTGCTGGCGGAGCTGCCCAATCTTGCCGTTCACGGTTACAACGAAAAACGCCAGATCGTCTTCTGGAACGAAGGCAGCGAACGCCTTTATGGCTACAAGCGGGAAGAAGCCTTGGGCCGGCGGCTGGAAGATTTGCTGTTTCCGTCTTCGATGCGTTCGGGGGTGATCCGAACCGTCCGCCGCTGGTTCGAGGAAGGACGGCCGATCCCCTGCTCCGAACTCGACTTGCTGCGTAAGGATGGCTCGCTGGTCTCGGTCTGCTCCAGCCGGGTGGTGCTGCCGTCCAGCCAGGGATCTTCGGAACTCTATAGCCTCGATGTCGACTTGTCGGACCAAAGGCAGGCGCAAGTGGCGTTGGCGCAGCATGAGACCTTGCTGGAGGTGGCGGCCTTGATCGCGGCCCGGCTGCTGAAGGCGACCGATCCCTTGATGGCGATGGCGACCTGTTTCGCGCACTTGGGTGAAGCGGGCGGCGTCGACCGCGTGTATCTGTTCGAAAACCGCTTCTGTCCGCAGACCGGCCAATTGTTGATGAGCCAGCGCCATGTCTGGCGCGCCGATAAGGCTCCCGTCAGCACCAAGACCGCGCTGCAAAACCTGTCCTACGAACGGGGCGGCTTCGAGCGCTGGCGGCGGACGCTGGCGGCGAATACTCCCATCCTCGGCCTGGTGCGGGAATTCCCGGAGACCGAACGGGCGGTGCTGGAAGTTCAGGGCATCGTCGCCAGCCTAGTGGTGCCGGTCAACGTGCACGGCGAGTTTTGGGGATTCATCGGCTTCGACGACTGCCGGCACGAACGTGTGTGGACCCAGGCCGAGCGCAATATTCTCCAACACATCGCCGCCAATTTCGGGGAGGCTATCGTCCGCTGTCGGGCGGAACTGGCGTTACAGGAAAGCGAGGAGCGGTTCCGCCGTCTCGCCGACAACATGCGCGATCTGGTGTGCCAGATCGATGTCAACGGCACGATTTTGTATCTGAGCCCCTCCTATCGAACGATGCTGGGGTTCGATACGGACGCGCTGTTGGGCCGCTCGGTTTTCGCCAACGTCCATCCCGAAGACCGCCAAATGGCCATCGGTGTTTGTCAGCTATCGCTGTCGAAGAAGTCGATGGGCGAAGCGCAGTTCCGCCACCGGCGGGCCGATGGGGAGTACCTGTGGCTGGAAGCCGTCGGCAATCCCTTGTTCGACGCCAGGGGCAGGGTGTGCGGGGCGGTGATCAGCAGCCGCGATATCACCGAGCGCAAACGCGTCGAGGCGGAACTGCGCCTCGCGGCGCGCGTGTTCGAGAACAGCCGGGAAGCGATCATGATCACGGACGCCGAAAATCGCATTCTCTCGGTCAATCGCGCCTTTATCGATATCACGGGTTACGCCGCCGAGGAGGTGATCGGTCAAACACCGCAACTGCTGGCGTCGGGCCGGCACGACCGCGACTTCTTTCAAGCCCTGTGGCACGCCGTGGTGACCGAAGGCCACTGGCAGGGAGAAGTCTGGAACCGGCGCAAGAACGGTGAAGTTTATCCCGAGTGGCTAGGGATCACGGCGGTGTATGATTCGCGGGGGCAGCTCACGCATTACGTGGGGATTTTCAGCGATCTCAGCGAGCGCAAGGCCACCGCCGACAAGATCGAATTCCTCGCCCATCACGACCCCCTGACCGCGCTGCCGAATCGCGTGTTGTTTTACGACCGGCTGGAGCAGGCGCTGACCCAAGCCGAGCGCCAGCGCACCGCCGTGGCCTTGCTGATCCTCGATCTCGACCGATTCAAGCTGGTCAACGACTCCCTGGGACACGAACTGGGCGATCAATTATTACAGATGGTGGCGATGCGGCTGCACCAGCACGTGCGTGAGACGGACACGGTCAGCCGCCAGGGCAGCGATGAATTTTTGATCTTGCTACCCGAAACCGGGGTGGAAGGCACCGATCGGGTAGTGGACAATTTGCTGCGATGCTTTCAAAACGAGCCTTTCAAAGTCGCCGACCATGTCTTGAACATCACCGCCAGCATCGGGGTCACCCTGTATCCCACCCACGGCCGCAACAGTGACAGCCTGCTCAAGCAGGCCGGCATCGCGCTCGACTACGCCAAGAACGGCGGCGGTAACACCTACCGTTTCTTCACCGCCTCGATGAATGTCAACACGCTCGAACGCCTGCATCTGGAGACCAGCCTGCGGCTGGCCCTGGAACGCGGTGAGTTCGTGCTGTATTACCAACCGCAATTCTCCATGGCCAGCGGTCTGATCGGAGGCGCTGAAGCGCTGTTGCGCTGGCAGCACCCCGAATGGGGTTTGGTGGCGCCAGGCCGCTTCATTCCGGTGGCCGAGGACAGCGGTCTGATCGTGCCGATCGGGGAATGGGTGCTGCGGGAAGCGTGCCGTCAGGCACGGGGTTGGCAGGAGGCGGGGCTGAGGCCGATCACGGTTGCGGTCAATCTGTCCGCCTTGCAGTTCAAGCGGTCCGACCTGTTGGCCACCGTGACCCAGGCTTTGGCGGAAAGCGGGTTGGAGCCCGGCTACCTGGAATTGGAACTTACCGAATCCATCTTGATCCAGGATGTGGACAGCGCTCTCAAGGTCGTGCAGCAGATGCGGTCGATGGGGTTGAAGCTGTCGATCGACGACTTTGGAACCGGCTATTCCAGCCTCAGCTACCTGCAAAAGCTGGCCGTGCACAAGCTCAAGATCGATCAGTCGTTCATCCGGGGGCTGGCCGGCAACGATACCGACAGCGCGGCCATCATCCGCGCCATCATTCAAATGGCCCACAGCTTGAAACTGCTGACGGTGGCCGAAGGGGTGGAGAGCGGCCAGCAACTCAGCTTCCTGCGCCATCACCGCTGCGACGAGATTCAGGGGTATTATCTAGGCCGGCCGATGCCGGCCGTCGAATTTGCGACATGGCTGGCCGAACCGGCGCATCTGGCGCTGGCGTGA